GTGATGTTCTGCGCCACCGAAAGATGCGGGAACAGCGCGTAGTTCTGGAACACCATCGCGATGCCGCGCCCGGAGGGCGGTGCCCGTGTGACGTCGCGCCCGCCGATCAGGATCGTGCCGCTGCTGGTTTCCTCCAGCCCGGCGACCAGCCGCAGCGTCGTCGACTTGCCGCAGCCGGAGGGCCCGAGCAACGCGACGAGCTGGCCGCCCGCTACGGTGAAGCTGACCTCATCGACCGCCGCGGCGCCGCCCCAGCTCTTCGAAACCGCTTTCAGCTCAACAGAAACCATGCGTCATCCGGCCTGCAACCCATGCCAAGCTTTGCCGGCACAGGGGCTGCGCTGTCGTCGGGCCGATATGGCGCGAAATCGAAGCCGCGCACAAGCCGTCGCGCAGGTTGCCCACCGCCCCGATCGGCAACGCGCGCTGGTCCCGCCACCGCCCGCTCATCGTGAGCCGGCACAGCGCCGATGGCATGCGGGCCTCAGGCGACGACCTTGCCGCTCGCGCCTGCCGCGGCCGCCGTGGGAATGCGGCCCTCGAACCAGTAGGCCGCGGCGGCGTGGGACATCGCCTCGCCGTCGTGGCCGATGCCGGGCACCTCGATATGGACCCAGTTGCAGGGGGCGCCGCGGCGCTGGGCTTCGGCCCGCCCGAGCGCGATCATGCGATGCGACCGGGCGAAACGGTGCGGCCCCTGGGCCAGTGCCTCGGGCTGGGACGGGAGGTTGGAATCGTCGGTGGCGATGTCGCGGCCGCCGGCCAGGATGATCATCGGCGAGGCAAGCCAGCGCAGCAGCGCTGCCTCGTCGAGCCCGAGTCCGCCCAGTCCTTCCGGGAAGGGCGCGTCGAGCGCCGGCAGCGTGTACCAGCCGGAGTTGGCGGCAATAGCCGCCTCGAAGGGACCAAGGCCCTGCGTCGCCAGCATGCGATGGACGAACTGGCCGCCGGCCGAGTGGCCGAAGATCCGGATGACGGGCGTGTCGATGACGCCGCCGGCGCGCAGAGCGTCGAGCACGCGCAGGGGCACGGCATAGAGCCAGTCCTCACGCGGCGCGACCGCGCCGTCGGGCGCGACCACGAGCCCGTTGTTATAGCCCTCGGCCTTGGGGAATGCAGCGTCGGGAAAGGTCGGCGCGACGATCAGGAGGTTGTGCTTCTCGGCCGCATCGATCCAGAAATCGCGGTAGTCGTCGCCATTGCGCATCATGCCATGCTGGACGACGACGACGGGATCGTTGGGCCGGTAACGCTCAGGCCGGTAGAGATTGACCGCGAGCGGCCGGTCCGGATGGCAGGCATCGACGAAGGGCAGCGCGCAGCGGCCGAGGGGTGGGTTCAGCGTGGCGGTGGTCATGCGGCCTCCGGAGCCGTGTGCAGATGACAGGCGGCGCTGCGGCCGGGCGCGATCTCGGCCAGAGGCGGCCTGATCTCGCGGCAGACCGCCATCGCCTGCGGGCAGCGGGGATGGAAAGGGCAGCCGGGCGGCGGCGCCAGCGGCGACGGCAACTCGCCCCCCAGCGGCTTGAAGGCCTGCTTGCGCCGCGCGGCGGAGGGGATCGCCGCGATCAGGGCCGCACTGTAGGGGTGTGCCGGCGACGCGAAGACCTCGGCCGCAGGGCCGATCTCGACGATGCGGCCGAGATACATGATGGCGACGCGGTCGCTGATATGGCGGACGAGGCCGAGATCGTGGCTGACGAAGAGATAGGTCAGGCCGTGGCGGGCGCGCACATCCATGAACAGGTTGATGACCTGGGCCTGGATCGAGACGTCCAGCGCCGAGACCGGCTCGTCGCAGACGAGGAAGTCGGGCTTCACCGCGAGCGCCCGGGCGATACCGATGCGCTGGCGCTGGCCGCCCGAGAACTGGTGCGGGTAGCGCTCGCGATAGGCGGTATCGAGCCCGACCTCGGTCAGGGCGCGGTCAACGGCTTCGTCGATCTGGCCCTTCGGCACCAGCTTGTGCAGGCTCAGCGCCTCGCCGACGATGCGGGAGACCTTCATGCGCGGATCGAGCGAGGCATAAGGGTCCTGGAAGATCATCTGGACCTTGAGCAGGTAGTCCAGACGGTCCCTGCCCTTCAGCCCCGCCACCTTGCGCTGATCATAGACGACCTCGCCGGAGGTCGGCGGCAGGATGCCGGTGACGACGCGGGCGAGCGTGGACTTGCCGCAGCCGGACTCGCCGACGAGGCCGAGCACCTCGCCGCGTGCGACGGTGAGGTCGACCCCGTCGACGGCGCGCAGCACCGGCGGCGGCTTGCCCCGCCCGGTCGCCATCAGGATGCGTTCGGCCAGCGTCGGGCTGCGGCGGAAATGCCGGGTGATGCCCTTCAGCTCAAGGATCGGCTGCTCGAGGATTGGCGCGCTCATGCGGCGTCTCCCTTCGGCATGGGGTTGTGGCAGCGATAGGTCTGCGCCCCCTCCTCCGTCGGGCCGGGATCGCGCTCGGCACAGAGCGGCAGAGCGTTCGGGCAGCGCGGGCGGAAGGGGCAGCCGCTCGGCCGGTCGTCGATGCGCGGCGCCACGCCGTCGATCTGGTTGAGGCGCCCGCCGGGCGCGACCAGCGTCGCAGACGAGTTCAAGAGCCCGAGTGTATAGGGGTGCCGCGGCGCGTCGAGAACCGCATCGACCGGCCCGATTTCGACGATGCGGCCGGCATACATCACCGCCACACGGTCGGCGAGTTCAGCCACGACGGCAAGGTCATGGGTGATCCAGAGCACGGCGGTGCCGGCCTCGCGGGCGAGCTTCTGCACCTCGAACAGGATCTGGCTCTGGATGGTGACGTCGAGCGCCGTCGTCGGCTCGTCGGCGATGATCAGGTCGGGCGCGTTGAGCAATGCGGTCGCAATCGCGACGCGCTGGCGCATTCCGCCGGAGAACTCGTGCGGGAACTGCTTCAGCCGCGCCTGCGGCGAGGAGATGCCGACGCGGCCCAGCGCCGCGGCCGCCTCGTCGAGCGCCGCGCGCCGGCCGATATCGCGATGCTCGAGGATCGCCTCGCTCATCTGCTCGCCGATGCTGAGTACGGGATTCA
This portion of the Bosea sp. OAE506 genome encodes:
- a CDS encoding alpha/beta hydrolase is translated as MTTATLNPPLGRCALPFVDACHPDRPLAVNLYRPERYRPNDPVVVVQHGMMRNGDDYRDFWIDAAEKHNLLIVAPTFPDAAFPKAEGYNNGLVVAPDGAVAPREDWLYAVPLRVLDALRAGGVIDTPVIRIFGHSAGGQFVHRMLATQGLGPFEAAIAANSGWYTLPALDAPFPEGLGGLGLDEAALLRWLASPMIILAGGRDIATDDSNLPSQPEALAQGPHRFARSHRMIALGRAEAQRRGAPCNWVHIEVPGIGHDGEAMSHAAAAYWFEGRIPTAAAAGASGKVVA
- a CDS encoding ABC transporter ATP-binding protein, with amino-acid sequence MSAPILEQPILELKGITRHFRRSPTLAERILMATGRGKPPPVLRAVDGVDLTVARGEVLGLVGESGCGKSTLARVVTGILPPTSGEVVYDQRKVAGLKGRDRLDYLLKVQMIFQDPYASLDPRMKVSRIVGEALSLHKLVPKGQIDEAVDRALTEVGLDTAYRERYPHQFSGGQRQRIGIARALAVKPDFLVCDEPVSALDVSIQAQVINLFMDVRARHGLTYLFVSHDLGLVRHISDRVAIMYLGRIVEIGPAAEVFASPAHPYSAALIAAIPSAARRKQAFKPLGGELPSPLAPPPGCPFHPRCPQAMAVCREIRPPLAEIAPGRSAACHLHTAPEAA
- a CDS encoding ABC transporter ATP-binding protein gives rise to the protein MTEPLLEVRGLRTVFHALDGAWPAVDGVDLAIARGEVLGLVGESGSGKSVTGFSLVRLIDPPGEIVAGTIRFAGEDIRAASEERLRALRGDRIAMIFQDPLMTLNPVLSIGEQMSEAILEHRDIGRRAALDEAAAALGRVGISSPQARLKQFPHEFSGGMRQRVAIATALLNAPDLIIADEPTTALDVTIQSQILFEVQKLAREAGTAVLWITHDLAVVAELADRVAVMYAGRIVEIGPVDAVLDAPRHPYTLGLLNSSATLVAPGGRLNQIDGVAPRIDDRPSGCPFRPRCPNALPLCAERDPGPTEEGAQTYRCHNPMPKGDAA